Below is a window of bacterium DNA.
GTTATTAAAGAACAGTTCGACTGCGGAGCAGTTGAACTGCTCTCTATAGGATTATATGGGCATCAGCCGATAAGGACGCCGGTTGCCACCTGCGCTCCGCGCTGACTATCATCCAACAAGGTGGCATTCGACGTCCTCGGCGAATGCATTCGCCCAGCTCAGGCCAGAACCGGGACTGCCCCCGAATTTTAGATTAGGTGAGGATTACGGGAGTCCGTTCCCTATTGACCTAACCCGACATGGCCGGAACCAAAATCCAAATTTCTAACATGGATATACAGGATGCACAGGATAACTTTTCCCATCCTGTCTATCCTGTAAATCCATGTTAGAACCTCTTCTCCTTAGCCTAACCCGCCATAGCGGACGTGCGTCAAATCAGGCACCCCAAAACCGGTGGCGCCTCAGTTGCCTTTGACAGGCACCGGAGCAATAGGAACTGTCCCTAGCGACTACAAATTTACCTGAGTGATCCCCGGCTAATAGCAGGCTCAGGATTTATGGACGCCTATGGCATAATGGGGGCAGGCCTATGTCCCGCACCATATTTCCAGGGACGACATGAATATCAATCGGGGCACGACCTAAATATCGCCGAATACTTCCCAGAAAAGTCACCATGCCGAACGCACGGGCTTTCGCTTGATAAAGCGCCAACCTGTTCAAAGCCCGCTGGGAGGCATAGCCGCGCTCCGGCAACCCCTGATGCAATAGCCAAGCTTGATCCAGTAACTCACCGAGTTCGCTCCTGGTTTGCTCAGGCTGTTTTGAAATTTGATGCCACACCTCATTCAACCGGGGCGGATAAAAAGCCAGTTCATAGGCGTACTGCAAGCGTTCGCGGGAGGTCATCGGCTATCACCCTTCCAAAGCGTCATATCCACCTTAAGATTCTCGAGATTCTCCAGCACCAAGGCATCACAATTAAAAGGCGCCGGAAGTCCGGTCACCGCCTCCGCCACCGCGATAAAATCAACAGAGGACTGGCGGCACAGGTACTGGATGTCACTCCGGTCGATTTCATCATAGCGGATCAACTTGCTGGCAATAAGCTGAGTAATGGAGCCCGTCTTAACTGAAAGCCGCTCACCCTTCCAGAGCAACAAATCCGTTTCGGGATTTGGCTTCGCGAGACAAAGTCTAACGGCAGAGATCCATTCCAAGTGATCAGAGGGATAGTCGTCGGGAGGATTTAACGGCAGCCCCGCCGCCGCAGCGGCCTGCCTTAGATCACCAACATCCGCTGTCGAATAGGGGGCCGCCACATCAACGTCCAGACTTGTCCGCTCAGGTTCATCCAAGAGCATAAATGCTGCGCTCCCGTAGATGTGCAGGGTCGCCTCCCGCTTCAACGCTTGGTCCAACCGCTCCAGATAACCTAGCAAGGCCTCCTTGTTCATAGGAACTACTATACTCACCCTTCGATTGCAAACAAGCGTAACAATTCCACCCCAAAAAAGATTAACCACCCGCTTCGCCCGCCTTCGCAAAGCTACGGCGCGGCAAGCTAGAGTAGGGATGAGAGGGAGAAGGGATATATGGGCATCCGCCGCCTTGCCCTCTTTACGGGGATCCGTCAAATCCACCGCCACGGTGCTCACTGCCTTCTGCTTACTGTCCTCTGCTCACTGCTCCCCGCCCCCCGGCCTTGACTTCAATAAAACATAATGCCATACAGGTTTCGCATGATGTCACCCGTCACAATTTTGGACGTTGCCAAAGCCGCTGGAGTCGCAAAATCGACCGTCTCTCGCGTCCTTAATGGGCGGGGGAAATCATCACGAATCAGCCCTACCACCCAGAACCGGATCCTCATGATCGTCCGCCAGATGGGATACCAGGCGAATGAATCAGCCCGCCATGTCGCCTTGGGGAACACTCCCTTCTACTATGCAAAGTTAGCAGAGGGCAGTGGGCAGTTTGCAGTTGGCAGTGAGCAGTCGGAGCCGATCCAAGAAACGCAGGAGACGAGTGAGCAGTTTGCAGTTGGCAGTGGGCAGTCGGAGCCGATCCAAGAAACGCAGGAGACGAGTGAGCAGTTTGCAGTTGGCAGTGGGCAGCCAGAACCAATTCCAGAGACGGTGCCCGTCGTGTTGGAAACTCCTGTTGTGGTTACGGAGCTGGCTGTCGTGGAAGAGACGAGTGAGCAGTTTGCAGGGGGCAGTGTGCAGTCGGAACCAGTCCCGGAGACGGTGCCAGTTATGGAGGAAGCACCGGTTGTGGTTCAGGAACCGGCTGTCACGGAGGAGATGAGTGAGCAGTTTGCAGTCGGCAGTGGGCAGCCAGAACCAACCCCGGAGACGATACCCGTCGTGTTGGAAACTCCTGTTGTGGTTCCGGAACCTGCTGTCACGGAGGAGACGAGTGGGCAGTTTGCAGTGAGCAGTCCGCAGTCGGGATCAATCCCGGAGACGGTGCCAGTCGGGGAAGAAACTCCGGTAGTCACTCCGGAACCGGCTGTCACTATTGAGCCTGCACCGGAGCCGATGCCAGAGCCTGCGCCATTAGTATCGGAGCCTGTCATTACGCCGGAGCCGGTGATCGTGGAGACACCTACACCGGTGACGGTAACAGAACCGACTCTGCCGCCCCAGCCGGAACCCGTCCCGGTGTTGGTGCCTGCCGCACAAGAAACTCCGGTCGCGATTCCGGAACCGACTATCGTTACGGAACCAACGACAGAGCCTTAGAGAAATCGGGGTCAGCCCTTAAACACTAAATCTTACCCCTGTTTCGCTTTCTGTCTCAGGCCGCCCAATAGACGCCGCTTTTCTTCGGTGCGGCTTGAAGCGCCGTGCTGTCGGCCTGTCAAGCCAGGCCTTGTGAAAGCGGCGTCAAGCCGCCGCACTCCAAATCTCAATCGCTGGATTGAGCCAATATGCTCATAAATCCAAGAATTTTGATGCGTTTGCCCTGGGGATCCGCTTGACTCATACCCCTACCGGTGGCATTCTTACACCATGTCTACGGTCACCATCAAACTACCTAAGGGATGTTCCAGTGGCATCATTGCGACTCAGTCCGTTCGAGACAGGCGAGTAGTCGCACATGGGCGCCATTTGAAGTCCGTGCTACAGCGCGCAGTAAAAGCAGGCTCTGTAGAGCCTGTAATCATGTTCGTTCCGCATCCCGATGGCCGGTATGTCTACTGAAGTTATGGCATCCCGCGCGTATCCTTTTTATCGTATCGAGTACCAAAAGGGACGGAAAACACCTCCCTGGCGAATCTATCTCCCGGTTCGATTCTCAAATCCTTCAACAGGACAGACTGTTTCTGTCTATGGCTTAGTGGACACAGGAGCTGACGCCTCGCTATTGCCAGCCAGCCTCGTAACGTTATTGGGGCATGACCTAAAGGGACAAGGTGTCAAGGATCGCATCACAAAAGGCATCGAGGCCAAAGACATGACCGTCTACCGGCATACATTTGATGTCGAATTGCTCTCAGCCACGGGTGGCGCAACCGTGCGAATTTTTCGCGGATCACTCATTGATTGTTCGGACTCAAACCCGCCCGTAATTCTTGGAGCTTCTGATTTTTTAACACATTTCAAATGGGCGATTGATTATCAAACCCAAGACGTCGTTTTGGACTGGTAAGCCCCATCAGGGACTGTCCCGGACACATCCGTTAAGACCACTACGAAACACGCGGAAGTCACGAAAGGTATTGGGCCTGGGTATCACCCTACCCTATTCGCAAAAGATTCAACGGGTCAGTGGACCGCCAGTCTTATTTGAAGTGGCGTGGACATTGCGAAGTGCCTATGAACTTTCACCCAGCCAAATTCATGACATCCTGGATGCCATAGCGGCTTTTCCCAATCTATCTCTATCCGACGAGGCCACCGTGCTTTCGGCGATCAGCTTGGCGCGCGAATCGGGTGTGGAATTTGCCGATGCCTATATTGCCGCCTCCGCCCAGTCCATGGGCGTGGATCAAATCGCCACCTTTAACACCAGGCATTTCAAGCGCCTTGATACCGCTTTGTTTCACTGGTAAACGCGACGGCCTACTCGCATCAGCCGGCAGGGACGCCGGCTGCCTTCTGTGCTCCGCGCTGAATATCATCCAACAAGGTGGCGTTTAGACATTTTTGGAGTGCGGCGGCTCGACGCCGCTTTTCTTAGGCGCGGCTTGACGCGCCGTGCTGTCGGCCTGTCAAGCCAGGCCTTGTGAAAGCGGCGTCAAGCCGCCGCACTCCAAATCTTCGTCGTCAGATTGAGCCAATATGGACAAAAATGTCTGCAATTTAGATGCTGGAACACTCCCTTCTACTATGCAAAGTTAGCAGAAGGGCAGTGGGTAGTTTGCAGTAAACAGTCCGCAGTCGGAACCAATCCCGGAGACTGTGCCCGTCGTGGAGGAAACTGTTTCTCTGTCCCAGGGCGTTCAGTAAGGTCGGCGCACAACCCACATTATCGGTCGGCTTGCCTGAAAACAAACCCCTTCGCCCATTTCGATCACCCGTGTTGATGGCGCATTGGTAGCCCAGCCAAGGAGGTCGTGCCACTTGCCATCACCTTTCAGCCCCAACTGGACATCGGGCAGACCGCGCGCATTCCAGAGGGTCAGCTTGTCGGCTTTCGCGGGATCATCACTAACCTGAGCCCCGTGGCTGGCGTTGATGAAGTCCTGCACGGAAACGTTGACTGAATAGGGATAGCAGATCATGTTGACCGGATAATTGGTCGCCCCCACGAGCGAATTCGTGA
It encodes the following:
- a CDS encoding LacI family DNA-binding transcriptional regulator, which gives rise to MMSPVTILDVAKAAGVAKSTVSRVLNGRGKSSRISPTTQNRILMIVRQMGYQANESARHVALGNTPFYYAKLAEGSGQFAVGSEQSEPIQETQETSEQFAVGSGQSEPIQETQETSEQFAVGSGQPEPIPETVPVVLETPVVVTELAVVEETSEQFAGGSVQSEPVPETVPVMEEAPVVVQEPAVTEEMSEQFAVGSGQPEPTPETIPVVLETPVVVPEPAVTEETSGQFAVSSPQSGSIPETVPVGEETPVVTPEPAVTIEPAPEPMPEPAPLVSEPVITPEPVIVETPTPVTVTEPTLPPQPEPVPVLVPAAQETPVAIPEPTIVTEPTTEP
- a CDS encoding DUF5678 domain-containing protein; the encoded protein is MSTVTIKLPKGCSSGIIATQSVRDRRVVAHGRHLKSVLQRAVKAGSVEPVIMFVPHPDGRYVY
- a CDS encoding PIN domain-containing protein is translated as MGLGITLPYSQKIQRVSGPPVLFEVAWTLRSAYELSPSQIHDILDAIAAFPNLSLSDEATVLSAISLARESGVEFADAYIAASAQSMGVDQIATFNTRHFKRLDTALFHW